CCACAGTCGATCCAGCTCCGGGCGGCGTGCGGCTTGTGGCCGCCAATCTTGCCCTGGAGCAAGTGAATGATGGTGGAGTTAGTGGTGAAGGTGGTGGCGGTTGCCGTGGAGGACCGGACGCGGGCAGAAGCTGTAGAAACCGCACCGCGGTGCCCGAAAAGCTTGAGCTTGCGGAGCTCATTAACAGTGGTTTTCGAGACCTCAGCAACGAGCGAGGACCGAGAGTAGAGCGTGTCGGAGATATCGTCTAGTTGCAGCTTGGTGGAGGAGGTCAACGAAAGGACTTTTGAGCCACTCCTTTCAGCGACAAGGATCATATCTCGCGCGGAGGAGCAGTAACAGGGCTTCCACTCGGCCTCCAGCGCGTAATCAGCCAACTTGTACACCAAACAGAGGAACACATCCAACAAGTCTAGCAGAGTAAACACAACGAGGCTCAGGACATCGTTTATGACCCGTGCGGCGATCACCATTGCCGGCAGCCAAGGCTTGGCCTCTTTTTACGAGAACACTGCAATGTTGGTATGTAGGATGTGGATGACAACTTCCACCAGACGTCAGAAGAAGAAGCtagggaagaggaagagaataGTAGCAGCAGGAGAGTGCTTGATCTCCGAGGGAGTGGGCATCTGGAGTTCTCTACCATGCAGCCAACTAATGGAAACCTGAAACAGGTGCAGTGAGGAATTAAAAGAGACAAGGTTAAGGATGGCTTGCAAACGAAGCTGCCATGTGTGTAGCAGAGCGGTCGGAGATGGAGGAGGTGCAGAGAATGGCGGGGCAGTGTTCGATGATGCTGAATTGATGGCGGTCATTAACATCGCTTGTTCAAGAAAGGAGAAGGGGTAGGTGGTAGTTGAACTCCCTGGCTACCATTTGGCCTCGATCTTTCATGGTACTGTACAGACAATACACTGCAAAGACAGATGAAAGGCACGTGAATATGTAATGGGGCTTCCCCCATGATTTTAATTCGGAAACTGAACCCAACCAGCATCCAAACCAAATCAAATAACCCAATGTGATGAAGCTCGATCAATCGAATCTGGGAATTGGAATGAGGTCAAGTCAAGGGTTTGAGAAATAGAAGACAAAGGTTTAGGTGTCTCGTTAGACTTATATTGAATCATATAATCACTAGATATAGAATGTGGAATGATGATTATGGAAAAATTGATTAGGGGCCAACCCTCTCTTTATTCTCAAAGGTATTACAAATTCTATATTTCGTTTGTgggttatttaatttttttaaaaaaattgaaaatttaattttgttgataaaaataaaaaaaaagtttaacaCTTTAATGAGGGATTAGAGAATAAGATTTTTGATTGGCACCTATTTTGAGTTCTTAATGGGCCTTTtctttgcaaaactttctccacccactaaaaaaaatcctcattattcataatttttatgatacaaatattcagatttattattaaaatatcttcactaaatattttaaaaattaaaattattcacAATCTTATAACTGATATTGACAAGAATTTTACGCTGACAGTTGACATTTTAATTGATAAATATTAAACCATACGgtgttttaaatattaaattattcatTGCATTTATAGTCACCTGTCTCTTCTATATTCATTTATGTATGATCGGAAAGGGCTGACGTCGGGACCAAGCAAAACGCACGAATCTTGAAGTTTTTGATCTCAAATGCAACAGTCTGCATGCGTGCTTTCTCTCTTATACCGCAACGGAGATGTTATCGGGTAGGCTTCAAATTTAAATTGAAGATCCAATAATGGTACACTGTGTCAAACTAGGATGAGAAACTGAGTTGTTCACGGATATCAAAGTGCGATCCGCACCTGATCCGAAAACCTTATTGGATCCGCAGCAGTAGCAACAGCAACAACCCACAACAGCACGAAGCAAGCAGGGTGCATTGGAAGGATGCACAGCATGCGAAGTGCAGCTTCCTCTCCTCTCCCCTGCTCATCCCAGTCGAAGCTGCAACCATCTCAGCGGCCACCAGGAAAGCTCGACCTGAACACTCTCTCCAGCACGGTGACCGTCCAGTGCGGCAAGTCATTTTTGCTTACCTGCTGCTTGAGAGCCTCAAGCATTAAGCTCGGGTCTTGCTTCCTCTCCTGAGCAATTTCCTCACACGAAGCTGCTTGCACTGCATGCGTCACCTTGTAGCGGCGTACTTCGTCACTCAGCTCCACCCGTATGGAGCTGAGCTCGCCGAAGATGTTATGCACACGCTGGAGTGCCTCTCCATCTATCAGAAACATCCCCATATAATTCCGCCCTCCATCCTGTTTGTGCTCGTGGAGTGGAACCCCCCTGCTCCCGCCGGTCGGGTCCAGTTGCGCCCCTTCCACCTGCGGCTGTTGGTCAAGACAGTGTAACGGGATAACAGGATACGGACGCTTTGCAGAGACGCCGGGTGTCTGCGAAATCGCAGAGAGTTTCACGTTGCTAGGCCTGACAGGATCGACAATGGTAGTCGGCTTGACGGTGGCCGTGGATGATATGGGCTCGAAGACAAGGACCGAGTGGTGGGACAGTATGAAACGCCCATTCTCGCTGCAGATGACGGGTTGTGGCACACCCCACTTGTCACACAGTTTCTGTGCTGCTCCAACAACGACGGATGCATACTCGTCAAGGTCGTCAACAACCGACATCTTGGTCTCACGATCACCGGACAGGCAGCCATCGTTGCCCAAGCAGAAGTCGCCGCCTACGTCAATCGCTTGCATGCGAGCACCGAGTTTGGCCAGTTCGCAATAGGTCTCTGTGGCCTCGGCCACGGCGTCGAATACTGTGGCAGAGGATGGCGTTTGAGAGCCGATGTCCAAGCGGAGGAGTCGGAGGCGATCCATCATATCGTGCTCCTTTAGCTTCCTTACTGCACCTCTTATCTGGTCCCTCGTCAAGCCGATGGTGGATCCAAAGCACCCTGTGTGCGATGTGCAGAGCTTACCCTGGAGTCCGATCATCGGCCGGATATTGAACTCCGGCCAGGTATCGAGTGCCAactccacctcctcttctttttcCAGGACTAGATAGGTTTTGAAGCCCATAGCACTGGCTACTGAGGCAAGGCTGATGTAGTCCTTATCCTTGTAGCCATTGCATATAAGATAGGCCTCGGAGCTACCCCGGATGAGACCGTGCATGGCGAGAAATAGCTCCTGCTTGGACTCGACCTGGAGTCCGAAATTGAACCCACGGCCTGACCGCAGGACGTCATCGATGATGAGGAGGTCGTGGTTGCACTTCAGCGGGAAAACCCCCTGGTAGTGTGACCTGTAATTGCGGGATTTCATGGCACTACCAAAGGCATTGTGGAGGGACTCGAGGCGATGGCGGATGAGGTCAAGGAATTGGATGAGAAGAGCGAGCTGGTGGTGTCGCCCAGAGTGCACCAGCTTGGTGGCCGCCTCGACGACCTCCACGATATCAATCTCCTGGTCTGGACCTGTGGTGGTGCCATAGGGGCGGACGACAACCTTACCACGGCTGTTAATGTGGAAGTAAGGACGAGCCCACTCGTCAATCTTGCAGAATTCGTCCGAGCCCTCAACGGACCACTGGGAGGTGACAGTGACGACCGGTGAGACTTCTGACGGCCTCCGTTCCTGATCGAAACCAAATGAAGCGCGCGAACTCAGGACAATAGCTGAGACCAAAGAAACACGCGAAACAGGGTGGCAAGCTCACCGAGAGACGACGATAATTGATCCTAGTTAAAGGGAGGATGAGATCGCCATGCACGTAGCCGGACGTCCCTGTTAGCTGCCGGCGTATTCGAGCTGCTACTGGAGAGACCACGCTTGGATTAAGAACACGCGAGTAAAGAGAAGATTGAAGCACGGATGAGGAGATCGGTTGGCAAGAAACAAAGCATGACGAAGAAGAATGCATCGTATGGAGTGGCCTGTTTGCATGCGATGGAGTATGATGTCTATAAATAGTGAAACGATTTGCTCGTACGTTTTCCTGACTCATAATTTGCGGGAATACGCAAACATCCTCTTCGTCACCTCTCATGCGCATCTGGACGTCATGAACAGATCATGGTTGTTGCTACATCCTCTCGTTCCTCGACTAATTATTCCATTTATCCTTATGAATTCTGTGAACGAAAGAGCATCcttaattatcaaaataaatattaaattcttAAAAGATAAGCTCTTTTATGTTCTAAAGTCAGCTGATTGTTTCTTAATTGCATCCGCTCTCATTGATAGAGAATTAAGAAGATTCGTGCGTATTCTGTGGTTCTACAAGTTCTTCGATTGCTTTCGTACTATTCCGCATGTAAATTAgactcaagttggcttgggtttgaCAAATACAAGACAGTCATTACTCAATTTCCACTTGGTTTAGACAAGATCAACTATACATATAAAGTCCATATATATGATATGAGTTGAGGATGGCTCAATTCTTacattttcttttcatatgaCAATTTCACACTTTAAGAATCGTACAAGTTATATCAATAATGAATACATGCATCTATCTTCTAGATATCTTTCCTCGCAAGGATAGTTGAAATTTTGCCAAATTATAAAATACTTTAAATATAAGAAAACAGTAAACCAATCACAGAACTGCTAACCATCTACATCATAATAGCCAATTATTGCACATTATTAATGCGTGTAATTTCCATCAGCTAGACAGGTCGACTTGACCTGATCTCTGTGACCCTTCTAGTGGAGGAGCAAAGTCAGAGAAGGTGTCGTACCAAAGGATGGGTCACTGAAGGTTATGCACATGTAGTTACAACCAAGGCAGTCAGAAAAGTATGATCCTTCGTAGAAGAAGTAGCAGCATCAAACGATCAAGTGTTGGCATGAAAAGATGGCAGAGCGGAGGGCGATGGATCCCCAACCATCACCTTAATGCCAAGACCACCCGTCGCAGGGTCAATTAGGAAGAAAAGGGATAGAGAGATCAGGTTGTTTCTCTCTCTAACATAGGCCTAATAGCAGGAGCTTCTCTCTCTAACATGGACCTAATCTATATCTTCTTTCCAACATGGACCTAATTTGATCTATTTGTCATGATCATTACCTTCCACCCTTGCAAAAGTATTTGTGGTCTTGAGACGTTTGTAAAAGACACCAAATATGTTTGGTTATAGTCCATCACCCCAAATGCACTTGGTTATTTAACTAGCCTCGGTTACAAGTATCTTCAACCCTTTTTGCTCTCGACGGGCAAGCGATTCAAGGAGCAACTTGAGTACCTAAGTAACAATAATAATGTGTATGTATAGTTTTGCGGTCTGAGTGTTTTGCTGTGTTATTCATGAGAAAGTCTATACGTCAACAAGGATTCACCATTAAGAGTTTAAAACTATTATCTTATTcatatattattctttttttttatttttttgttagttTGATCGATATTTCTACTAACTTATCCCGCATAATATTCCAAACTTATACAACCTTGATGGATTTAATAGCTTGGTGTTTCTTAATAGTAGTTCAGTTTGTTCTCTTATGAGAAGTAGAAGAGATCGTACGTGACCTTACGAATGATATGCAGCATTCTAGAATAGAGCTTACAGGTTAGATTGTTAGCTTTCCGCTCACTAGTCATTGCGAACTTGCTGCTTTGTGAACACAATGAATGAATATAACAAGCAGTAATAATAAGGGACTTGTGAAGATTACGTGCTTTGCTGCACCTCAAATCATCACACATATTTTCCACGACATTTCATGTGCTAAGCAACTGTAGGTTTCCGGCCTTATTCGATGCAATTTCTACACTTGGATACATAAACAACGAACGACACAAGAAATAAGACAAAACATGGCATGGAATCGTCCCACTCATGTAGGAACCACAACTATTGACAATTCATTCGATGGCCAATAATGTTAGCTTCCTTGTCTGGGGGCGTCGAGCTCAATAAtaagattataaatttattttcagATTAACAAGTCGTATCTCTGGGATGAAAATTATCCGCATGCCTACATCCATTTATATACATTAAGCATTTAGGTGAAAATATTTTCAGAATTAATCAACcacttaattattaaaaatagatTAGTAATGTAGTTAAATTAGTAAAATAAGTTAATATGTGGTTTTTGAAGTTTTGTTTGTAATAAAAGAACCACTAGAAAAACCTCTGTGATTTCATACAAGGTGCTTCCATTTTTAATTTTCTTCTCTCGTTATCGCTCGTTGCTTTCGCATGATAACATTTGTTTCATCGACTCCATGTGATTTATTTGTCTTCTCGCTTTTATGTTACTCTTCTAATCCAATCCATCATCATCAAGCCTCCATTCTCAATGTTGATCGTTGTTGCTCATGACATCAACAATTTATCTCTCGATTTTTCAATCgccacataattttttttatttctctttattcgatcttcacataatttttttttaattttcatattatctTTGTCAAATAATAGGAGGGCTCACAATAGAAATAATCATGATGGAACGAAACGAAGGTGATCAAACAAAGATCACGAGTCTTgttattagaaataaaaaaaattaaaaattaaaaactaaGACACTTAAAAAAAACCTAAAACACAAAGGACGAATACTTTTACTAATTCCTTGGTATTTATGTTTTTACAAGTATGCACTATATATTTCGTCTCACTCTTTAAAACACCTCCGTGTTGTCTAATCCGGCAGAAAAAGAGTAAACAAGAGACTTTTGTCCCCGCGACTCTACACCCTGTTAGACCCCGGACAGAGTTTCCAAAGGCTTCTCAATAGGAACCGATCAATATCTGTCACGTGGATAATTCATAAGTCATGCCTTCCATTTAGACGGCGAAATGGTGTGGTTGGGCTTACGATAAACAGGCGATCCTCACCAATCTGACACAGGGGATGGACGTCAGAACAGAGTAACAGCCGCAGGACTTGAGAAAGaggagcaaaaaataaaaaaaaaagagatcaagaAATTTTCTGGAGGATTCGCGAGAGAAGAATCTCGAGGAGGACGAGACGAAGAAGGAAATCAACGGCGTTTCCGATAGGTAGGaggttttcttctctttggactTTCCCTTCTCTGGATTCTCTTTCGCAATTCATCTCATTGTGCTCGGATTCTGCAACTCGAAACACTTCCATGCTGACATTTGGATTTTGAGCGTGTTGATAGCGGCGTATAATTATTCCTGTCTTTGGTTTTGCAAAATCCGTTCTTTAGTTGTTCGATGACATCGTTCATTGCTCTTTGGTTGATAAAAACCCTAGCTTTGCCATTTGTCTTCCCCCTTTTCGTCGATTTCTTGTTTTGTGCGGTTTGGAGCTGACTCTATTGTGTTGATATTTGTGCTTTAAGTTGGATAAGGTGAAAAATGATCTTGAGGCTTCATTACAGCATGGAATTTCACGCTGAGATGTTCGTGTGTTGGTGGATCTCTTGATCTGTGATCTCAATATGGCGGTGTTTGGAGATACACAACTGTCGAGGTCGGCCGGAGTCCATATACAAGGTGGACAGCTGAGACCTTTTCCTATACTTATCTGCTGTCGGTATACACGTATTTCTAACACTTGCTTGAAAATGAAAGAGAAATGTGTTCTCCTGTGCTTAAAATGAAGTGCAAGTTTAGACTGCAGCACTTTTATGAGGCCACTATCGAGTTGAAATAAAGGAGAGTCTTGCATTGTCCGTATCATGCATGGCAATTAGCTTTTAGTTTGAATCGGTTCATGCCGGAAGTGTTCATATGTCGTATCAGAATCTGTGAACTTTGCCTTAAACTCAAATTGTTAAGCACGACGACGTTGTTAGGGTTTGATTGTTAGTGTAGCTACCTATTGTCATCATATTCATAATTAACTTCAGATGCTTCAAGCAATAATTCATTAGATTTATAGTCACAAATGTCATTAATTTGTAAAGATAAGATGGTCATGGCTTGGTGACTTTGTTCCATATATGCAACTGAAACtgattaagaaagaaagaaatacaaGTTCTTTACACTTCCTGAGGTAGATTTTCTCGGAAAGTATTGCTGCTGCATTTACAACCAAATTTTACATTGTGTACAAGGGCTAGTTCATAATTTTTGTCTGCATACTAGCttcactgatagtaacctgaattTGGAAAAGGTAGCATTAGGAATCTTATTCCAATGTAATTATCactgttttttttatttatggtgATGAGCCAGATCCAcatttttctttcctaaaatagCCATTTGGACGAATTTAACTTGGAGAGAGCTTGTGACAGATAAATTTTagtatcaaattatttttttactgttCCTTTCCCCTTATAGCTCATTACTCTTTTCTGCTCATGTGCTTTATAATTTTCTTCATGAGTTAACAAATGTCATGAGAGCAACAAAGCATAATACTTATCATGTGATGTAATGTACTACTCCTTGGCATCATTGCCTATAGAATGGTGGTGTGAGCAACTGCAGATGATGGAATTTGTATCAAGGATTAGGGTTTGGTGCTTGGCGTTAATTGGGGAGAAAAATGTAGAATTGACAGTGAATATTAGGTGAGAAGGGATTTGTTGATGCGAAAAATGGGTCTTCTATTAACTGATGAGGACATAATAGTATCTTTACCTTGTCAGGCTAACCATTTACTTGATATGATCTTTTGGCTAACATGACCCTAGATAAATGTACCATGACAGGGCATTCATGTTAAATGCCTAAGTTTAGAATGTTGAATGTAATTCAATATTTTTGAAAGGGAATTAGCCATTTTAAGGATGTTTATATGTAAAAAAGCAATAGACACAAATATTAAATGGCAGCACATAATCTTTAACGAATTTCTTCcatttatgtgacaaatattgacTAGAAGATAGTAGTAGTAAAATAATTGATGAAATAAGGTATATTCATAGGTCCTCATGCTGTCACTTGCAGTTTTCACATTTTCTTGCAAATATTTGGTAGATTAAATTGTGTACGTAATGCATCTTCTTAGAGATCTCTTAATAATTTGTAATTAAATTATACTGTTTTCTTTGAGGAACAATCACAGTCTAAAACAAAACCTTTAAAGAAAAGGCAACAAACTAATTGTTAGATTTAAAATTAAACATGTACACAAAATGTAAAAGTTGTAATCTATATTTGATACTTTGCTAATAAATAAGTTAAGTCACTCATCTATACCTAAATACCTAATAAAAGAACAATAATATTTAGAGCGTTTTTTAAATGAAAACAAAGTAATCTAGTGTCGTACAAACTACTGCTTGTTCTAACTTAATCCAATCTTGGGACTGTAGGGCCATGCTAACAGTCATGTGGGCATCTATAAGGTATGCTATTCTACTTATGATTACTCCTAGTACTTCTAGTCTTCCAAATATGTTGGAAAATTTAACAAGAACAGGATGTTCTTCATGTTCTAGTATTGTTGTGCAATTATCATCTATGGGCTATTACTACCATGTTTGCTATTATCTTTAACCACAACAATGTGGTTTATACAGAATGATGAGAAATTGACAAGAAGCTATTTGAAGACCTACAGAGCATGAGGATTTGATGACAACTCTTTGCTTTGCTGTAACCATGTTAACCTTCTTAAGGAGCAGAATGATGAAGAACAAAAGAAGTTAATGCCTCTTAAGGAGAGGGTGGTAATATCTGGTTGAAGTAGCTCTCTTCCACAGAACTAGTTACTCTCTTTTGCCATCAAGTTTTCTCCTATAAGCACTACATGAACTTTTTCCTGAGTGCACCTGTGCTTACtttgttttgatatatatatataaccttaaAAACATATCAACATATGTGGCTGAATGAGCACTTCTAATAAAACTTTGGCAGATACTGGAAATTTTGCATTCATCCTACAAATCAATTGTGCTTATGGATGATGTTGGACAAAGAGAAAATGGGAGACACAAGACTGATCAATATAGAACTGCTCATGCACAGGTATAATAAAAATAGTTTTCAGCAATTACTGATTCCTTTATGACACCGTTTGTATCAAATTTAGAAAACTTGAAAAGTCATAAATTTAGCAAAGTTAGTTTCCTGTTTGGTACACCCGATTTGGAACAGCTTTAGCTGTTGGTATGATTAGACCAGAGAATCACTTGCTTTGGGTTTCTAATTCTGATTTCAGAGTTGGCTAGCCTTTTGGCATTTAAAACCAACTTTTAGACATTTGAACATGATGAATTTTACTTGGCTTTCCAGAATCTTCTGTTCTAGTTTGCCTGATTAGAATTTTGTTTAATTATCATTAAGGGATGttcttctctactttcatcagtaTTAAACATGTCAACTGCAAAATCTTGGTGTTGGTGCTATGAAATATGATAATAACTTAGATTTTAAGTTGAACCTCCAAAATAAATGCATGAGCAGTCCAAGTTGTAGAATCAGAATGCAGGCCTTACTGCTCTCTGATGTTGGTCTTTTTCCTGAATCAGAATGCAGGCCTTACTTGCACTTACATTTTTGTCTAAAATCATTTTTAGCTCCACTTCATGTTTAAAAAAGAAACCTTTTGATTATACTTGCATAAAATGAGGATACGGGACTTGTGAAACTTCGTTTTTGTGTTTTATCCTGGTCAATTCATGTTTTGCAGCACGAGCACTATCCCGCCTAAAGAAAATTAATCACCAATTGTTAGCTAATTAGCCATCCACTTCATCACACAACACAATTTGAACACTAGACATGGATCATAATACACCTTCTTTATATAGCTTAAGTTGTTGATCTTATTATTCTATTTGGATGTGGTTACAGTGGATGTTGCCTCAACATCAGCTTAAGGAGAATCAAACCATAAAGCTCCTTATGGCTGAACGGGAAAAAGCTCTCCAAGAACGAGACATGGCCATCACTGAGAAGAAAGCTGCTCTGGTTGAGCGAGACATGGCATACCTCCAGCGTGATGCTGCAGTTGCGGAGAGGAATAGTGCCATCATAGAACGTGACAATGCGATTGGAGCACTTGAATATGCCCGTGAGAA
The DNA window shown above is from Musa acuminata AAA Group cultivar baxijiao chromosome BXJ2-4, Cavendish_Baxijiao_AAA, whole genome shotgun sequence and carries:
- the LOC135608752 gene encoding arginine decarboxylase 1B, chloroplastic-like, with product MKSRNYRSHYQGVFPLKCNHDLLIIDDVLRSGRGFNFGLQVESKQELFLAMHGLIRGSSEAYLICNGYKDKDYISLASVASAMGFKTYLVLEKEEEVELALDTWPEFNIRPMIGLQGKLCTSHTGCFGSTIGLTRDQIRGAVRKLKEHDMMDRLRLLRLDIGSQTPSSATVFDAVAEATETYCELAKLGARMQAIDVGGDFCLGNDGCLSGDRETKMSVVDDLDEYASVVVGAAQKLCDKWGVPQPVICSENGRFILSHHSVLVFEPISSTATVKPTTIVDPVRPSNVKLSAISQTPGVSAKRPYPVIPLHCLDQQPQVEGAQLDPTGGSRGVPLHEHKQDGGRNYMGMFLIDGEALQRVHNIFGELSSIRVELSDEVRRYKVTHAVQAASCEEIAQERKQDPSLMLEALKQQVSKNDLPHWTVTVLERVFRSSFPGGR